From a single Dendropsophus ebraccatus isolate aDenEbr1 chromosome 8, aDenEbr1.pat, whole genome shotgun sequence genomic region:
- the ATP5MK gene encoding ATP synthase membrane subunit K, mitochondrial yields MGGHDSGAQHHFTGIKKYFNSYTMVGRRNCVLATYASIAAIILFFKLKPKKQAAVTDK; encoded by the exons ATGGGAGGACACGACTCAGGGGCACAGCACCACTTCACTGGCATCAAGAAGTACTTTAACTCTTACACCATGGTGGGCAGGAGGAAT TGTGTATTGGCCACATATGCATCCATTGCAGCAATAATTCTCTTCTTTAAATTAAAACCGAAGAAACAAGCAGCGGTCACCGATAAATAA